From one Stigmatopora nigra isolate UIUO_SnigA chromosome 8, RoL_Snig_1.1, whole genome shotgun sequence genomic stretch:
- the cep126 gene encoding uncharacterized protein cep126, translating into MSSLQQEREALVKEQKVNRERARKCVQETNRRRRDLREKQKLWVLQEQRRREEVLQQRRKKIQDVTEHFQRAFVHPSQRPAHCERLTIVKDNPNLEDALNQIRGPKIASTNNSSTGGNPASNLTVVLSESPASQPPVGLPAFLGRRENSPVVKRWQELTKRQEKPQDLSGQEDNVSCCSKSDSLCSQDSLENEEPTQNPTLHYLEKPFQELKCANNPSPVSSAPIPTFVAVKPYIHKLPADLNYNLPAQKDICSSLNNLNKLSADVPAGKRVNTASPQIPRLQESGESNSSSPAPSKVQFMKGILKSLPSESSSESLHFTNNAVKPMQFLVRDSIELAKSRTKSADFKSASKKLRWLDEESGEAGDIRSWSSTDLSSRVSQDVRGDYPARVGPCLVSTNAVSQSPIPVARVRGELQKTGAPIRSSHIGDRPRINHQLIPPTPEDVPHKDTQRLMTGDGGLVHARSMPSLVRPSTRGSWKGSPAFSQSATPGDGGRPKGCTQLEKVLDRTPTDEEIYQLCRDVSNAFIGIGGQRVDASLVKAGTPRSQPPTSGRTGKKSDTDQNRRPSNNKRNPEILKITCVKAGNPVGSSPKGTNHPNKGVKSVSQRRLSDTYGHSPLDDRLVKPHRTSSQPHQHQYQRRPPASTTISVEEQKIFQSLDRLNCKLHRKGGSH; encoded by the exons AGATCTGCGAGAGAAACAGAAACTATGGGTTCTTCAGGAGCAACGTCGGCGCGAAGAAGTGCTCCAACAGCGCCGTAAGAAGATCCAAGATGTCACTGAACACTTCCAGAGGGCTTTCGTGCACCCGTCTCAGAGGCCTGCCCATTGCGAGAGGCTGACCATAGTCAAAGACAATCCAAATTTGGAAGATGCGCTCAATCAAATCCGAGGCCCAAAGATAGCATCTACCAATAACAG CTCAACAGGCGGAAACCCAGCTTCCAATCTGACAGTTGTATTGTCAGAATCACCAGCTAGCCAACCACCGGTTGGGTTGCCAGCGTTTTTGGGACGAAGGGAGAATAGCCCTGTTGTCAAAAGGTGGCAGGAGCTTACGAAAAGGCAGGAGAAGCCTCAGGATCTGAGTGGACAG GAGGACAACGTGTCCTGTTGCTCAAAGTCCGACAGCCTCTGCAGTCAAGACAGTCTTGAGAACGAAGAACCCACACAAAATCCTACCTTACACTATTTGGAAAAACCCTTCCAGGAGCTAAAATGCGCCAACAATCCAAGTCCTGTATCATCAGCGCCCATTCCGACCTTTGTTGCGGTGAAACCGTACATACACAAGTTACCCGCAGACCTCAACTACAACCTACCCGCTCAAAAGGACATCTGCTCTTCCCTAAACAACCTCAACAAGTTATCAGCAGATGTCCCCGCGGGAAAACGCGTCAACACCGCAAGCCCCCAGATCCCTCGACTTCAAGAATCTGGAGAGTCAAACTCCTCGTCGCCGGCACCCTCCAAAGTCCAATTCATGAAAGGCATCCTTAAAAGTCTCCCGAGTGAATCGTCGTCAGAATCCCTGCATTTTACCAACAACGCCGTCAAACCTATGCAGTTCCTTGTGCGCGATAGCATCGAATTAGCCAAATCCAGAACCAAATCTGCAGACTTCAAGAGCGCGTCTAAGAAACTACGCTGGCTGGACGAGGAATCAGGCGAAGCTGGGGACATCCGATCCTGGTCCTCGACAGATCTTAGCAGTCGGGTATCCCAAGACGTACGTGGGGACTACCCAGCAAGAGTCGGACCGTGTCTTGTTTCCACCAACGCCGTCTCCCAATCGCCGATTCCCGTGGCCAGAGTTCGTGGCGAGTTGCAGAAGACTGGGGCACCCATAAGAAGCTCCCACATCGGGGACCGGCCTCGTATAAACCACCAACTTATTCCTCCAACTCCTGAAGACGTCCCACATAAGGACACGCAACGTCTTATGACAGGGGACGGTGGACTCGTGCACGCCCGGTCGATGCCATCGTTAGTACGGCCCTCAACTAGGGGCAGCTGGAAAGGCTCGCCGGCTTTCAGCCAATCGGCGACTCCGGGGGATGGTGGCAGACCGAAAGGGTGTACGCAATTGGAAAAGGTTTTAGACCGCACCCCTACGGATGAGGAGATCTATCAACTTTGCAGGGATGTCAGCAATGCCTTCATAGGTATTGGTGGACAACGGGTGGACGCTTCATTAG tTAAAGCTGGCACTCCTCGCTCTCAGCCTCCTACCAGTGGTCGCACAGGGAAAAAATCTGACACGGATCAGAACCGACGACCTTCTAACAACAAACGGAACCCTGAAATATTGAAG ATTACATGTGTCAAGGCGGGTAATCCAGTAGGATCGTCTCCTAAAGGCACCAATCACCCCAACAAAg GTGTTAAATCTGTCAGCCAACGCCGTCTAAGCGATACATACGGTCACAGTCCATTGGACGACCGGCTTGTCAAACCTCACAGGACGTCGTCTCAACCCCATCAACACCAATACCAGCGCCGACCCCCGGCGTCTACAACCATCTCCGTTGAGGAGCAGAAAATCTTTCAGTCTTTGGACCGTCTTAATTGCAAGCTTCACCGCAAAGGCGGTTCGCATTGA